The DNA segment GGACACAAAGGTTTCCTTCGTTATCGTTGGCTTAACCCACGGTGACGAATCGGCTGCCTTTGCTGGTCTGCGCAGTGGCGATGCGCTGGTCTTTCAGGATGCGGAATCGCTCATTCAAAGTCATCGCCGTCTGCTGTGACAACAGtttggagagagaaagattgtCAGAAAAACAATAATTCACTTCACACAACTGGGTCATGTTGACTAGGCACAAAATGTAGGCAATCAGAACATTTCAAATAAGAAACGCTTGACTACCTTTGCATTGCATGTTTTAAAACGGTTTCACATTTTGATAGAGTGTACCCTAACGAATAGGACCCTGTACTCACCAATTCACAGGGTGAAACCTTGATTTTGAACCACCTGGGGGAGTTATACTTTTGACTATTTAGTTCAAACACAGTTCATAAAATGTATACTAACGCTCATCAGGACAAAACCTAGCCACATGGGATGTATTTACACAGGCAGGCTAATTCTGATGTTTTTCCACTAAtcggtcttttgaccaatcagatcgaCTCTTGTCAATAATTGGGCAAAAAATCAGaaatgggctgcctgtgtaaacgcagccgcTGTGTGATTGTGCACTTGTATCTTATTTTCACCTGTTTCCCCACGCTGTTGATGTCAAACTGCAGGGGGACTCCTTTAGGTGGTACTggtttcttctcctcctccaccttgacTGGGGCCGGGCTGATGGGTGCCGAGGGGTGCAGGGACCAAGCACTGGGAGGCCTGGGGGAACAGAGAAGAAAATACATGGTGAGTGGTTGTTTATCTCGGCCCAGGAGTATTTCCTGACAATGTGAATTGTCCAGGCAAAACTCTGGCCCTTCATTATGATCAGGTCATATGTTAAGGAAAAACTACCGGTCCTGTGTATTCAGTCAGCCTCTGTTCTGAAAGTGGTCTGTGTGAGCTCATAATGGGACTCACTCAGGCTGCGTCATGGTGGCAGTTGGGTTGTCGATGGAAACGGTCAGGATCCCACTGCTGTTTGTTGACGTGCGCCATCTGGTGGACAGACAGGTAAACAGACAGAAAACATAGCGTAAGACAACCTGTGGATAATGACAAGCAAAGGTAACATTTGTGGTATTCAAGAATGATGAGGGTGCACCAAATTATACAGAGGAATGTGGTCTGTCAAGAGGTGACAGTCAATGTGTtcattctctcacacacaaacacacccatccACATTAGGGTTGCACAATATGGTAAAAAGAAGATTTTAAAAAATCAGAgatttctgtaccaaatattgtGATTTTACTTGCGATTATAGATCAGAACACTTAGgtaaactgttggaatcataAAAATAGAATCCTCATTATAATTGTGTGGTTGGAACTTTGAATGCacttttgtttggcatgacaacaaaTGAAAAAGTAAGGGATGAGATGGTTGTGACAGTAGGAACTAAAGTGTTGGTCAGTGATTCCCATGGGACCCTAATTAGATTTAAATAAGGTACATTCAGAcaaagattttagaatattcttCACCTTATCCTCTCTGATTAAGAACAAGCTGTTACACTCCACCACTGGTACCAGTCTATTTGAGCATTAGGATCTGCctgcttgagtgacagggggcggggcttggtgtgtgtgggaTTAAGCAATAAACAAAACCTTTTTTTATAAAGTGGCCATGACAGATAGCTAAGTGGCATTTCAAAATAATCGCAGCCTCTTGTAATATGGATATTCACAGCCCTAATCCACACACAGGTCAAATACTCACTGGCGAGATCTAACTGGAGTAGGGGGTAGAGAGGTTGGAGCTGGCTTCTGCACCTGGGCGTGAACCTGCAGTATGGACGAATGTACAAGTGAGACAACCTTTCATGCACTGGGTCTGTTCTAACAAAAAAGTCTGCCTACGATCAGACACCTACAGGCAAATAGAGAGCATACCTTGAGGCCCCTGTGGAAGAGAAACGTGGCCTGGCGGGCTTCTCTCTGGGTTTGATGGACAGGGGGCAGGGGCCTAAGAGGACACAAGATGGAAGGTTGGTTGAGACAGGAACGGAGATTAAAAAATGTTCCATGACGTCCTTCGTTTATGCAATGTCATTGGAGAGCACTTGGAAATACTTAACAGGAGACAGTGATTCTCAGTGTCAGACTGAGCCAGTCCCAATTCATTCTCTACCCTTTTGCCTTGAAGTTAACCCTTCGATGTTTGCAGATTTT comes from the Salmo trutta chromosome 21, fSalTru1.1, whole genome shotgun sequence genome and includes:
- the LOC115156649 gene encoding UAP56-interacting factor: MTQPEPPSAWSLHPSAPISPAPVKVEEEKKPVPPKGVPLQFDINSVGKQQTAMTLNERFRILKDQRIATAQTSKGSRFVTVG